The DNA window GGAGCTTGAACAAGGAACAGCCCAGTAAATGAAGGCAGTTTTCCTGAGGCATGAATGGAGCTGCCCTTGCTGGAGGGGAATTTGACCCCATGTGGGACACAAGCCTGTACATCGCACACTGAAAGGGTGATACACTGTCAACCCAAAATTAGAGTGTGACTCACCACAGGTAGGGAGAGTCTATCCCTGGAAATTTGCTTACTAAAGGTATTCCTTTGCCCTCCTTGGACGCATCCCAGCTGCCTCCATGTCTGCAGGTCAGGGAAGTGCTTTACTCGTGGTGTAGTCTGAGAGTTGGGTTTGTACTCAGGGCCTTTGTGAGCACATCGcctccctgagcatccccaggCACGTGGCACTGCAGGGTCCTGCCAGGCCTCATTCACTTGTGCCTTGGGCAAGTTTCTGCTTCCCCAATGGTGGCGGTTTATGCTCCAGGTTGATCCAGCCTTTGGCTCAGGGGAAAGAAGGAATGATGAATTCCAGGAGAAATCATGTCATGTGAGACCCAGGGATGTGTCCCAGGTGGTGCAGAGATGTTTTATTTAACCCTTTCTTTCACTACTTGAAACATTCAGGAGAGCTCCTCATCACAATCTGAGACAAGTCTCAGCCCAGGTAGATGAGGCCTGTGCATCAGTCTTTAAACTGCTCTTGCAGGAGCGGATGTTGCTCTTGATGTTTGTTGTCTGTTCCTTTGGATGTGTCTATCAAGACTCAAGGCAGACTGAGCTTTGCTTTTTGTAACAGCACCCCAGCATGTCTTATGAATGATTTCCAAATACCCCCCTTGAAGGTCACCCCTCCCTCCAGGATGCTGCATTTAGATGTTGGTGGTCTGCCTTCATAACCTGTCACGATGCGGGAAGAATGTGACACTCAATATGAGAATCAACAAGCTTCATTTATTGGCATCAAGCACTTTGCTTTTAAGCATTTCTATAATGAGCTAATACATATTGCAAAAGTTGAGCTCATGATTGGTTCACTGCTTAAAACATTAACTTCATCCTTCATACATTCCTTGTAGTTATTTGGCTGCTTCTACACCCTTGTACTAAATTGCTAGATCCTGTTTCCtattctgtttctctcttcaaGCAGCACGTACATGTTGCAATGTTCTGGCCACAGTTACACTAGCTGAGTTCTGTACTTTGGTAACTTAGATAATGTTATCTCCTTCATATTCACATGTCCTTGCTGTTCCAACCGCCCCTCTACAATAACCCTGCATTGGCAAAGCTGATCTGCTGTTTGGTTTGACTCCAGTGTCTTTGAGGTGTGAGAATCAAGGGTTCCCTTCCTTGAATTCCAAGGTTTCCATCCAGGTGTTCTATTTTAAATGCAGCTGTGCAGCACTCAGCTTTTCCCATGACAGAATGACAGCATCCTTGAGGTTGTAAGAACCTCTGGAGATCATGTCCTGCAACCCCTCCACTCATGATCAGCCTTTGGAGGATGCTCAGGGCTAAGTCCTGTCAAGCTCTGAATCCCTTCAAGCATGAAGAATCCATAATCTGTCCATGTCAAACCTAGACAAGTTCTTTACCACTCTCACACAATGATATCTTTTCTTATGTTTCCCTGGAATTTCCCTTATTTCCAGAtgtgcctgttgcctcttgtgCCTTCACTGGATGGGACTAAAGAGAGTCAGGCTTTATGTTTTGGACTcccacacagcagcactttTACCCATTCCTGGGAAGTGTGCCTGGATGCACTCTCTCCTCCAGGGGGAACaaccccaccctgggcagcccctcctgTCCCAGGGGCTCCAGTCAGCTCCTGGGCTCTGAGGCTCTTTGCTGGTACCAGTATGTCTGTGCCTCTCCCTTACTGGGCAGCTGCTCTTGGTGGCAGCTGTTTTCTGAACACTGTGGAGCAGACACAAGGGATGCCATTTCACAGTCTGATGGTAAACTCCTTCCTgaggcagcccaggatgctgttGGATGCCTTGGATACTCAGCCAGCCTGGCAAACATCCTTCCAAGAGCAAAGGGCACTAAGAGGAAGAGACTTGAAaccactggcacagcctggagatGCCACAGCTCATGACCCTTGGACAGAGATGagacagagggaagagagagaagtgaGTGACACGATCCTAAAGAAGAGGAGCTTTTGGAGACTCTGGTGGCACATGTTGTGTGGGGAACAGCTGGGGCACTTCCTACAAAGGCAGATGCAAACAGCGGCACTTTGCTGCCCCAAGCCAACATCTCCTGCCTGCATAGGACCCTCCAGCACTTCTGCACCCACTAACAGGACTCTGCCTGGGATATCCTTTGACTTCTCATTGTGGCACATGAAAGGATTCTGCAACTCAGAGAAGGAATGTCAGAAATGAGGAAATGGAATGGCAGCCttgacagaaacaaaagcacaaTCTGTGCCATTAGGGAACGTATTTTTCTTTGGAGATGAGTCTGTTGGAAAATTACTACTCTTGTGAAGTGACTGTGGCTCTGGGGTGGTGCAGGAGAAGTATAAAAGCAGGCTCTTCTCCTCACTCTCACATCCAGTCCACTTGCCTAAATCTCATTGGAAAGAAGGTGAGGTTGAagacttttctcttttccctgctcctcttcttcctcgTCATGTTTTTGGCACATACCTGTCCCCTTGTTCTATGTTAACCTGTAGGGCTGCTTAtgatgggagagggaagggggcaGACAATATGCATAGGGAGAGGTTGGGGCTTGACTGAACTGGGTGATGGGATAGGTGGGATTTCCCTGGGGTTGGTTGCTCTTGGCAGAGAACTTCTTGGCTAAACAGTAGGAGAAGCCCAGGGGCATCAGTCCAAAACCTTCAGTTCTCATTTACATTTTGGCTTGACAATGCACCCTCATGTTGAGGTGCCATTCAAACACGCCTCATGCCTTgattttccctgccctctgtgccaggtgCATCTCCAGCCCAGGACATGTCGTGCTACACCCcgtgcctgccctgccagccctgcggcCCGACCCCgctggccaacagctgcaatgagccctgtgtcaggcagtgccaggactcCACTGTCTTTATCCAGCCTTCACCTGTGGTGGtgaccctgcccggccccatcctcagctccttccctcagaaCACCGCCGTGGGATCCTCCACCTCCGCTGCCgttggcagcatcctcagctctcAGGGAGTGCCCATCAACTCTGGGGGCTTTGACCTCTCTGGCCTCGGCAGTGGCCTCTGTGGCAGGAGGTGCTTCCCCTGCTaaagctgctgccctgccctggggtctCCACTTGGATCCACCCTTATCCCTCTTTTGCCTCATTAAATTCTGCTGCATCCCAGTCCACGCCTCTGTGTCATCCTTTCCCCTGCAAACACTTTCCTGAGGCAGAGATGTTGTCCCAGGGTGTTTCTGACAGGGAGTTTTTGGAGGTGTTTTGCATCATTTGTCACCACAGGCTGGCTCTCGGTGAGATCAGCTGTGCTTTGAGTGACCCCCTGGTTTCTGAAATTTTCTGTCTATTTGGGGCAGGAGAGAATTACCCCACACAGTACACTGACTAACACATCCTCACTTTACGcaccttttcatttttccttgctACACTCAACAGTGTGACACAAGTACTCATGAGTGAATGTTACTGACAAGACACAGGCACCAGTTTCCCATCAGACACCAGCAAAATCCCTCCTAACATTATTCTGACGTTGCATCAGATACTCTGAGTTCCAAGAAAACTCACCCTGGACACTTCCCATGATGGGTCACCCCATTTTCCCGTATCCCACCACACTCATCATCAcaaatttcttcctcttgtccCATCTACACCTACTCTATTTCTATATGGGactttttatcctttttcaATCACTGCAGGCCTTGGAAAAACACCTCTCTCCAACTTTCTCATGTGACCCATTTACATATTGAAAGCCTGCAATATGATCTTTCCAGAGACTGATCTCCTACCTGAAAAACCTCATCTCCTCACCCTTTCTCGATAAGAGAGGTGATGCATCCATGTGATTACGTTTGCAGCCCTTCTCTGGAGCTGCTCTAACAGGTCTGTGTCTATATTGAACTGAGGACTCCAGATTGGTTGCAGATGGCCAGGTAGGGTCTAATGAGAGCAGACCAGAAACAGaggatcccctccctcccttgaCCTTCTGGCCATGTCTGTGTTTGTGCATCACAGGACATGACTGAGTTACTGGGTTGCAAgagcacattgctggctcatgtcaaaattttcagcctccATTATCTCTGATTCCTTCTCTACAGGACTGCTCTAAACTATTTATCTTCCAGTCTTGGCCTTGTTGAAGTTCCTGCATCCCACATGGGACCATTCCTCAAGTCTGCCAAGATCTCTCTCGATTGAAACACTTTCCTCCCATAGCAGTGCAACCCTCAGTCTGGTGTCATGCACAAACTTCTTAAGGAggcactcaatcccactgtctATGTCATTGATGAACATATTCAACAACACTGAAACCAATATTGATCTCTGAACAACACCAGTCATTGCTGGTTCCCAGCTGGACATGGAACCTTTTCGtgttttagatttttttgttgaatttttCCATGCCAGCATGTGGTCTTGAAGGCATATGCCAGGGTTGGGGTGTGGGGTGGTGGGCTGTGATAGAGGTGTGCATGGCCACTGCTGGGGCACTGGCCATGGGGGATGGGGGCAGGCAGCGGAGGAGGCCGAACTCCTGGAATGAAAATGgtgggggaactggggggggaaaaaagaggctGGTAGTTCTGgtttgctctctctctctcctgaaATGGAATCCAGAAGGTTCCTGACTCCCATCCTCACCTTCTGACCGCTGCCACCTCACTGCTGGACAGTGCCAGCTGTACCCACGCCGTCTCCACCTGGAGCCTGCCCTGCACTTTCACTGCCAGCCATCCATTCTTTGGCACAGGTCCCTGCACTCCTCATGGCAGTgtttccccctctccctgccattTCTTAACACCTGGAGTTCCTTGCCAGTGCTGTCTTCTGACTGCTGCTGCCTCAATGCAGCAGGACAGCGGCTGGACTCACACCATCTCTGCTCCAAGTCGCCACTTCCACGTGGCCATCGCTGCCATCATTTATCGCTTGCGCAGCCGCGACTTGACCATGGCACGCTGGCATTGTGATGTCCCAGCCACACAAGGACCGTGTGGTGCCTCCGCAGTGCAGGGGGAGAGGAATTTTTGGATGACATTTTCTCTGTTATTATTTGGGtgttgttttgttctgctttgttctCTGTTTTAGTAAAACTGTTATTTGTTTATcatttttttctatactttaGTCGAACACCTTATAATTTCAAATTTTCGTGATTTGGTGAGAGGGCTTTCTATTCTGTCAGAGGTCCTGCCTCCTGGCACACATTGTCCATAAAAACAAGAGAAGCCTTTAACTGTAACTACTTGGATGCAGCCAAAATGCCTTTGCGAAACAGAGACTTTCTTGTGGGAAAAGAGAGgtaaagagaaaggaggagaggaggggagaggagaagagggagaggagagggagagggaaaccaGGCTGTACTTTCTCTGGCTAGGATGGAGGTCACTGTCTCCAGAGCAGTCAATATCATTCTCTGTGTTCAACTGTGTGACTAAAGCAGTGCAGAGAACACACCAAAGCCTGAGCTATTGCTGCTTAAGGCTTGCTCATCATCAAGACCATCTCTCTTTCTCACTCTGCATCCCCTGCAGTGGAGGCCAGGGGGGGACAAGCAGCTGGAAATGACACAGCCATGACAGATGAGCTCAGTTGACCAAAGGACTATTCCATGTCTTACAGTATCAGAGAATCATTTAGGTATGAAAAGACCTTGGAGATCAaggagtccaaccattaacccagctCTGCCAAGCTCAACCCTAAACCTTGTCTCCAGGTGTCACCTTTGCAAtctttgaaatccctccagggtTTGTGACACCACCACTGCCCTTGACACATATGACACCACGCTCAACCATAAAGCTCTGGGCATCTTCCCAATGGTGCTGTTCTTCAGACACTGCCTGGGCATCAAACTGGTGCCAGGTGCAGGGTGGTTGCCTTTGAACCACTTAgtattctctctttttccccgTCCCGTCATAGACTGTGCTGATGTTGACACCAGGAGATCCCATTCTCCCCAGTTCTCCCGCATCCCTCAGGGTCTGTGGGTCATTAGAAGAGCTGCTCGGTGCTTAGTGCTGCTCATAACACCACACAGGCCCACAGGCAGTGCTTGTCCTCCTtgccctcctccttccctgtctgtgccagggcttgctGGCAAAGCTTGTGGAGAGATGGAGGCAGAGGGAGACTTCAAGCAGGTGGAGAGGCAGTGGGGGTGGGCTGAGTGTCTCCAAGGCTGtccaggagctctgcaaagcagtgcagtgaccagcagcacaggctgcagagacTCACAGCTGAGGGAGAGGAATGtctgcaggacacagctgggcaggaTGACACATATTCATGCCCAGTCCCGAACACAAGCTGGTGTGGTACCACGCAGCCATGCCCCCCACCCACACTCCCTCAGCCGCTGGCGGGCAGCAGCCCCAAAGCAGGGTGTCATGGTTTATGTTCAGGTGGAAATTAAGCACCACACAGTCACTCACTCAAcctgctccctctcccccaAATACTATGGAATGGGGAAGAAAATCAAAGTAAAACTTGTACAAAAAACTTGTTGAGATAGGAACAGTAAATACCCCCAGTTCATAGACTGGGCATGACGTTCTGTGGTGTGGAATaaccctttggtcagtttgggtcacctgtcccagctctgctccctctcaGATTCCTTTGTGAACCTCAATGGCAGAGCATGAGGCAAAACCCCCTTTTAGCATGAACAGGACTTATGAAAACCCCAACCCATCAGTGTGTAATCAACACTGTTCTCattctgaatccaaaacacagcactggaacagccactgagaagaaattaactccacccagctgaaagcaggacaCAGGGCCAGGGAAAGGGGCTCCTGCAGTGACCCTGTCAGAAGAGGTGCCACTGCCCCAACTGTGCCCAGACCCCAAGGACTGTCCTCAGCCCCCTGGGATGTGTGAGCAGGAGCGTACCCAAGAGATCCATGGCAGCAACGATGCTGTTCTGCTCAGCATCCACTGGTGGCATCACCCGTGTTGAGGACAGCCTGTAACACAAGAACAACGCTGAGCAAGGGgagcaagggcagggcagggttaCTGGGATGGTGAGGAGGTTGGAGCCCTTGGCTTAGGCACAGGGACTGTGAGTGTGGAGGGGAGGATGCTTTGTGTCAGAGAGATTAAAATAATCCTTGGAGCACCTACAGTCAGAGAAGAGGATTGGTTCATTCTATCCAGCCACAAAGAGGCTGAGAAggtgagaaagcagaaatagcCTGATGGAGCAAGTTCAAACACTCCTGTCTGAAAAGTCACTGAAACATCTTCCTCTTTAACTGCCTCTCagaacaaaacctgaaaaagatCTCTCTCCTTGGGAATGTTGGGAGAGCAGCTGCGGGAGAAAGGATGACACAGAGGCACGGACTGGGATGCAGCAGCATTTAATGGgtgaaaagagggaaaagggtgGATTCAAGTGGagaccccagggcagggcagcagctttAGCAGGGGAAGCACCTCCTGCCACAGAGGCCACTGCCGAGGCCAGAGAGGCCAAAGCCCCCGGAGTTGATGGGCACTCCCTgagagctgaggatgctgccaacGGCAGCGGAGGTGGAGGATCCCACGGCGGTGttctgagggaaggagctgaggatggggccgggcagggtcaCCACCACGGGGGAGGGCTGGATGGCCACGGTGgagtcctggcactgcctgacacagggctcattgcagctgttggccagcGGGGTCGGgccgcagggctggcagggcaggcacgGGGTGTAGCACGACATGTCCTGGGCTGGAGACGcacctggcacagaggggaggGAACATCAAGACATGAGGTGTGTTTCAAGTGCAGCCTCCCACCACACCTTGAGGGACATGCTTTCTTTCAGCCCAAATGAGCCCCTCCAAGAGTTACCAAGGCCAGGGAAGACCCCACTAACCCATAGCTCAGGAAACACCTCAGTCCAACATTCACCCATTCTACACCTTCCCTCTCCCATGGTAAGCAGCTTCAAGACACAGCAGAGAACAAGGTGGCAGATATGTGATGGGAAATCCAAGACAAGGACAAAGTGGAATAGaaaggggaggaagaagagaatgagGAGAATGAGAAGGAGGGCAAGAAGGGGCTCAAACTCACCTTGTTCTCAAGGAGATGGAGGCAAAAGAGTGGATGAGAGAGTGAGGAGAAGGATCCACTTTTATactgctcctgcactgccccaggCCCACAGTCACTGCACAGGACAGTAATTTTCCAACAGACTCACCTCCAAAGCAAAATACCCTCCCTAATGCCAGGGGTGGTGTTTTGGTTTCTCTCAGCACTGCCATTTCATTTCCTCATTTCTGACGTGGCAATTGGTCACAGAGGGTCTTTGAAGTATTGGGATGAGAGGCCTGAGGATTTCCTGAGAAGGATCATGTCAGCACAGACAGAAGATTTACCCCCACGTGCTGGAGGAATCTGTGCAGGCAGAGGATGTGAGTGTGAGGAAGTATGGGGAGAATTTTACAAACTCCTCTGAGGGATCTTGTCTTCTCACCAATGCACATCTCTCCTGAGCACCTAATGTCTTCTCCTAATGAGGATATGCTGCatgtccctccctctctgcctctctgctcagGCCAGGACTCACTGGGCTTTGCCTCTCTAGGCAGGCAGGTTATGTTGCTCGTTTCAATTGGCTTTGCCCAAggaaattttcttcctctgggGAGACATTTCCTGCTGATTTGGTCGAGTTGTCCCCTCCCATTATAGGATCTGGGTTCCTCTCAGTGTGGTCAGCAGGTTTGTGGAAGGAGATTCTTTCCCTTCCTAATCCTACGATTCCTCAAGGAGCCCTGTGGAGTTGTGTCCCACCATCCTCACTATCACAGGGGTTTGTTGGCTCTTAGGACAACTCTTTGTTCCTCCCCATCTCCTCACCCCACGATGCAAAGTGTGCAGCCAAAGGGCATCGAGGGGTGAGGAGTTGGGCAGGAACAGGGAGCTGTCCCGAGACCCAGCAGACCCCTTCAGACAGTGATGATGGTGGGACAAAACTCCACAGGGTTTCTTAAGGAATTGCAAGATTATGGAAGGTAGCAATCTCCTTCCACAGACCTACTGACCACACTGGGAGGAACCCAGATCCTATAATGGGAGGGGATAACTCAGCCAAATCAGCAGGAAATGTCTTCCCAGAAGATTTCCTTGGGCAAAGCCAATTGAAACGAGCAACATAACCTGCCTGCCTAGAGAGGCAAAGCCCAGTGAGTCCTGGCCtgagcagagaggcagggagggagggacatgCAGCATATCCTCATTAGGAGAAGACATTAGGTGCTCAGGAGACATCTGTATTGGTGGAAACACATGATCATGTTTCCTTAGGGGGGTGTAAAAACAACCTCTATATATTTGCCACACCCAAATGTACTGCCTGCACAGATCCCTCCAGCACGTGGGGGTAAATCTTCTGTCTGTGCTGACATGATCCTGCTCAGGAAATCCTCAGGCCTCTCATCCCAATACTTCAAAACACCCACTGTGACCAAATTGTCACGTCAGAAATGAGGAAATGAAATGGCAATGCTGACAGAAATCAAAACACCACCCCTGGCATTAGGGAGGGTATTTTGCTTTGGAGGTGAGTCTGTTGGAAAATTACTGTCCTGTGCAGTGACTGTGGGCCTGGGGCGGTGCAGGAGCAGTATAAAATGGGTCCTTCTCCTCACTCTCTCATCCACTTTTTTGCCTCCATCTTCTTGGGAACAAGCTGAGTTTGAAGcccctgcttttcctcctcttcttccttttgaATACCTCAGAACATACTTGACCTTTCGTCATATATTGTATCATTGGTAAAAGTATTATGGCAGAGAGAACTAGGCGTAAGAAGAGGCTGAAGCTTTTCCTTGtcttcctcctcatccttcTCCTCCACTCCCTGACTGTGCAATTTCCAAGCACATTTCACCCTCTTTTCACCATTTGGTTTCTTGGGACTGTCTGTCATGGGAGAGGGATCGAGGCAGAAAGAGAGGGGCTGAGGCTTGGCTCAGGTGTCTCCTGAGCATTGGTCTGGGTGGGGAACTGATTGGAGAGCATGCTGCTTCTGGTGGAGTTCTTGTGAGCTGAAGGGAAGGCTCTGTGTCCTGGTGCAGTGACAAACTGCTCTTTAAATCCCCCTCAttctcctcttctccctgccctctgtgccaggtgCATCTCCAGCCCAGGACATGTCGTGCTACACCCcgtgcctgccctgccagccctgcggcCCGACCCCgctggccaacagctgcaatgagccctgtgtcaggcagtgccaggactcCACTGTGGCCATCCAGCCCTCCCCTGTGGTGGtgaccctgcccggccccatcctcagctccttccctcagaaCACCGCCGTGGGATCCTCCACCTCCGCTGCCgttggcagcatcctcagctctcAGGGAGTGCCCATCAACTCCGGGGGCTTTGGCCTCTCTGGCCTCGGCAGTGGCCTCTGTGGCAGGAGGTGCTTCCCCTGCTAAAGCTGCTGCCCATGGCCCTGGGGTCTCCACTTGGATCcacccttttccctcttttcacCCATTAAATGCTGCTGCATCCCAGTCCGTGCCTCTGTGTCATCCTTTCTCCCGCAGCTGCTCTCCCAACATTCCCAAGGAGAGAGatctttttcaggttttgttctGAGAGGCAGTTAAAGAGGAAGATGTTTCAGTGACTTTTCAGACAGGAGTGTTTGAACTTGCTCCATCAGgctatttctgctttctcaccTTCTCAGCCTCTTTGTGGCTGGATAGAATGAACCAATCCTCTTCTCTGACTGTAGGTGCTCCAAGGATTATTTTAATCTCTCTGACACAAAGCATCCTCCCCTCCACACTCACAGTCCCTGTGCCTAAGCCAAGGGCTCCAACCTCCTCACCATCCCAGtaaccctgccctgcccttgctcCCCTTGCTCAGCGTTGTTCTTGTGTTACAGGCTGTCCTCAACACGGGTGATGCCACCAGTGGATGCTGAGCAGAACAGCATCGTTGCTGCCATGGATCTCTTGGGTACGCTTCTGCTCACACATCCCAGGGGGCTGAGGACAGTCCTTGGGGTCTGGGCACAGTTGGGGCAGTGGCACCTCTTCTGACAGGGTCACTGCAGGAGCCCCTTTCCCTGGCCCTGtgtcctgctttcagctgggtggagttaatttcttctcagtggctgttccagtgctgtgttttggattcagaatGAGAACAGTGTTGATTACACACTGATGGGTTGGGGTTTTCATAAGTCCTGTTCATGCTAAAAGGGGGTTTTGCCTCATGCTCTGCCATTGAGGTTCACAAAGGAATCtgagagggagcagagctgggacaggtgacccaaactgaccaaagggttATTCCACACCACAGAACGTCATGCCCAGTCTATGAACTGGGGGTATTTACTGTTCCTATCTCAACAAGTTTTTTGTACAAGGTTTACTTTGATTTTCTTCCCCATTCCATAGTATTtgggggagagggagcaggTTGAGTGAGTGACTGTGTGGTGCTTAATTTCCGCCTGAACATAAACCATGACACCCTGCTTTGGGGCTGCTGCCCGCCAGCGGCTGAGGGAGTGTGGGTGGGGGGCATGGCTGCGTGGTACCACACCAGCTTGTGTTCGGGACTGGGCATGACTATGTGTCAtcctgcccagctgtgtcctgcagaCATTCCTCTCCCTCAGCTGTGAgtctctgcagcctgtgctgctggtcactgcactgctttgcagagctcctggaCAGCCTTGGAGACACTCAGCCCACCCCCACTGCCTCTCCACCTGCTTTAAGTCTCTCTCTGCCTCCATCTCTCCACAAGCTTTGCCagcaagccctggcacagacagggaaggaggagggcaAGGAGGACAAGCACTGCCTGTGGGCCTGTGTGGTGTTATGAGCAGCACTAAGCACCGAGCAGCTCTTCTAATGACCCACAGACCCTGAGGGATGCGGGAGAACTGGGGAGAATGGGATCTCCTGGTGTCAACATCAGCACAGTCTATGACG is part of the Pithys albifrons albifrons isolate INPA30051 chromosome 25, PitAlb_v1, whole genome shotgun sequence genome and encodes:
- the LOC139682770 gene encoding feather keratin Cos1-1/Cos1-3/Cos2-1-like gives rise to the protein MSCYTPCLPCQPCGPTPLANSCNEPCVRQCQDSTVFIQPSPVVVTLPGPILSSFPQNTAVGSSTSAAVGSILSSQGVPINSGGFDLSGLGSGLCGRRCFPC
- the LOC139682780 gene encoding feather keratin 1-like — translated: MSCYTPCLPCQPCGPTPLANSCNEPCVRQCQDSTVAIQPSPVVVTLPGPILSSFPQNTAVGSSTSAAVGSILSSQGVPINSGGFGLSGLGSGLCGRRCFPC
- the LOC139682791 gene encoding feather keratin 1-like; this translates as MSCYTPCLPCQPCGPTPLANSCNEPCVRQCQDSTVAIQPSPVVVTLPGPILSSFPQNTAVGSSTSAAVGSILSSQGVPINSGGFGLSGLGSGLCGRRCFPC